One window of the Candidatus Nanopelagicales bacterium genome contains the following:
- the tsf gene encoding translation elongation factor Ts, producing MANITAADVKKLRDLTAAGMMECKKALEEADGDFDKAVEILRISGAAKAAKRGAERTASNGLVAAHDGALVELNCETDFVAKNADFQALADQIVTAAAAAGVADAEALKSVSLASGKTVQEEIEGLAGVIGEKLELGRVAVLDAPVAVYLHRRASDLPPQVGVLVSYQGSEDAARGVAMQVAAMRPVYVTRDEVPADVVENERRIAEATAREEGKPEAALPRIVEGRLNGFFKDSVLVDQPSVTDSKKSVQGVLDEAGTSVSRFVRFEVGQ from the coding sequence ATGGCGAACATCACTGCCGCCGACGTCAAGAAGCTCCGCGACCTCACGGCCGCCGGGATGATGGAGTGCAAGAAGGCGCTGGAGGAGGCCGACGGCGACTTCGACAAGGCCGTGGAGATCCTGCGCATCTCCGGTGCCGCCAAGGCCGCCAAGCGGGGCGCCGAGCGCACCGCCTCCAACGGCCTGGTGGCCGCTCACGACGGTGCGCTGGTCGAGCTGAACTGCGAGACCGACTTCGTCGCCAAGAACGCCGACTTCCAGGCCCTGGCCGACCAGATCGTCACCGCCGCCGCGGCGGCGGGCGTGGCCGACGCCGAGGCGCTGAAGTCGGTGTCGCTGGCCTCTGGCAAGACCGTGCAGGAGGAGATCGAGGGGCTGGCCGGCGTCATCGGCGAGAAGCTCGAGCTCGGCCGGGTGGCCGTCCTCGATGCGCCGGTCGCGGTCTACCTGCACCGCCGCGCCTCCGACCTGCCCCCGCAGGTGGGCGTGCTGGTGTCGTACCAGGGCTCCGAGGACGCCGCCCGCGGCGTCGCCATGCAGGTGGCGGCCATGCGCCCGGTGTACGTGACCCGCGACGAGGTCCCCGCCGACGTCGTGGAGAACGAGCGCCGGATCGCCGAGGCGACGGCCCGCGAAGAGGGCAAGCCCGAGGCTGCCCTGCCGAGGATTGTCGAGGGGCGCCTGAACGGGTTCTTCAAGGACTCCGTGCTGGTCGACCAGCCGTCGGTCACCGACTCGAAGAAGTCGGTCCAGGGCGTGCTGGACGAGGCGGGCACCTCCGTGAGCCGGTTCGTCCGCTTCGAGGTCGGCCAGTAG
- the pyrH gene encoding UMP kinase, translating into METLVTSGVTPTRSAVVQPALEGTWQTWEEAPDSGWPRVLLKLSGEAFAGGGGLGVDPDVVNSIARQIAEVVRSGTQVAVVIGGGNYFRGAQLSEHGMDRARADYMGMLGTVMNCLALQDFLEKQGVDTRVQTAIAMGQVAEPYVPRRAIRHLEKGRVVIFGAGLGAPYFSTDTTAAQRALEVGAQVVLMAKGVDGVYDADPRQVPDANRFERLTHAEVLARGLKVADATAISLCQDNHLPIVVFNLLVEGNIARAVRGERIGTIVTTDDGGSERQ; encoded by the coding sequence GTGGAGACGCTGGTGACCTCAGGCGTGACCCCCACCCGCTCCGCCGTGGTGCAGCCGGCGCTGGAGGGCACCTGGCAGACCTGGGAGGAGGCTCCCGACTCGGGTTGGCCCCGGGTGCTGCTGAAGCTGTCCGGCGAGGCGTTCGCCGGTGGCGGTGGGCTCGGCGTCGACCCCGACGTGGTGAACTCGATCGCGCGCCAGATCGCCGAGGTGGTCCGCTCCGGCACCCAGGTCGCGGTCGTGATCGGCGGGGGCAACTACTTCCGCGGTGCCCAGCTGTCCGAGCACGGCATGGACCGGGCCCGGGCTGACTACATGGGCATGCTCGGCACGGTGATGAACTGCCTGGCGCTGCAGGACTTCCTGGAGAAGCAGGGCGTCGACACCCGCGTGCAGACGGCCATCGCGATGGGCCAGGTCGCCGAGCCGTACGTGCCCCGCCGAGCGATCCGGCACCTGGAGAAGGGGCGGGTGGTCATCTTCGGCGCCGGCTTGGGGGCCCCCTACTTCTCCACCGACACCACCGCGGCACAGCGTGCCCTCGAGGTCGGCGCCCAGGTCGTGCTGATGGCCAAGGGGGTCGACGGCGTCTACGACGCGGATCCGCGACAGGTGCCCGACGCGAACCGGTTCGAACGTCTGACGCACGCCGAGGTCCTCGCCCGCGGGCTGAAGGTCGCTGACGCCACGGCGATCTCGCTGTGCCAGGACAACCACCTGCCGATCGTGGTGTTCAACCTGCTCGTCGAAGGCAACATCGCCCGCGCCGTGCGGGGTGAGAGGATCGGGACGATCGTGACGACGGACGACGGTGGATCGGAGCGGCAGTGA
- the frr gene encoding ribosome recycling factor, protein MIDETLLETEDKMDKALAFAREDFSTIRTGRATPAMFNKITVDYYGTQTPINQLASFQTPEARMVIITPYDKGSMHAIEKAIRDSDLGVNPNTDGQIIRIVLPQLTEERRKEYIKMARHKAEEARVAIRNIRRHAKDTLDKLAKDGEAGEDDVRRAEKHLEEVTHTYVTHVDEMLKHKEAELLEV, encoded by the coding sequence GTGATCGACGAGACCCTCCTCGAGACCGAGGACAAGATGGACAAGGCGCTCGCGTTCGCGCGCGAGGACTTCTCGACGATCCGCACCGGCCGGGCGACGCCGGCGATGTTCAACAAGATCACGGTGGACTACTACGGGACGCAGACGCCGATCAACCAGCTCGCGTCGTTCCAGACGCCCGAGGCCCGGATGGTCATCATCACCCCGTACGACAAGGGGTCGATGCACGCGATCGAGAAGGCCATCCGTGACAGCGACCTCGGGGTGAACCCCAACACGGACGGCCAGATCATCCGCATCGTGCTCCCGCAGCTCACCGAGGAGCGGCGCAAGGAGTACATCAAGATGGCGCGACACAAGGCTGAGGAGGCCCGCGTCGCGATCCGCAACATCCGCCGCCACGCCAAGGACACCCTGGACAAGCTGGCGAAGGACGGGGAGGCCGGCGAGGACGACGTGCGCCGCGCGGAGAAGCACCTCGAGGAGGTCACGCACACGTACGTGACCCACGTGGACGAGATGCTGAAGCACAAGGAAGCCGAGCTCCTCGAGGTCTGA
- a CDS encoding phosphatidate cytidylyltransferase, whose protein sequence is MGDGDDAAGRTGGDAGTAAPATSRAGRNLPAAIASGVALGAVVLVSLFTVKWLFAVVAAAAIVIGIAELTGAFAGRGIRLARTPLYASAVIGSAAAYLWGVEAQLAVFGATVVAILIWRIRRGTQDYVRDASASVFVAAYLPFMVGFVMLMLAADNGPQRIVGFILLTICNDIGGYATGVLFGKHPIAPQVSPKKSWEGFAGSLVTQCIAGVLVFVYLFDAPWWQGVVTAVVMTVVATAGDFAESAIKRDLGVKDMGTFLPGHGGLMDRLDSLVPNAFAAWALFTLFLGPGTA, encoded by the coding sequence ATGGGAGACGGCGACGACGCAGCGGGCCGTACCGGCGGGGACGCCGGGACGGCCGCGCCCGCGACCTCGCGGGCCGGCCGCAACCTGCCCGCCGCGATCGCCTCCGGCGTCGCCCTGGGAGCGGTCGTCCTGGTCAGCCTGTTCACGGTCAAGTGGCTGTTCGCCGTGGTCGCGGCGGCGGCGATCGTCATCGGCATCGCCGAGCTCACCGGTGCGTTCGCCGGTCGCGGGATCCGGCTGGCACGCACGCCGCTGTACGCCTCCGCGGTCATCGGGTCCGCCGCGGCATACCTGTGGGGGGTCGAGGCGCAGCTGGCGGTCTTCGGCGCCACCGTGGTCGCGATCCTGATCTGGCGGATCCGGCGCGGGACGCAGGACTACGTCCGGGACGCGTCGGCCAGCGTGTTCGTCGCGGCCTACCTGCCGTTCATGGTCGGCTTCGTGATGCTGATGCTGGCGGCCGACAACGGGCCGCAGCGGATCGTCGGCTTCATCCTGCTGACCATCTGCAACGACATCGGCGGCTACGCCACCGGCGTGCTGTTCGGGAAGCACCCGATCGCCCCGCAGGTGAGCCCGAAGAAGTCCTGGGAGGGTTTCGCCGGGTCCCTCGTCACGCAGTGCATCGCCGGCGTCCTGGTGTTCGTCTACCTGTTCGACGCCCCGTGGTGGCAGGGCGTCGTGACCGCGGTGGTCATGACCGTCGTCGCGACCGCCGGGGACTTCGCCGAGAGCGCCATCAAGCGCGACCTGGGCGTGAAGGACATGGGTACGTTCCTTCCCGGCCACGGCGGCCTGATGGACCGGCTGGACTCGCTGGTGCCCAACGCGTTCGCGGCGTGGGCGCTGTTCACGCTGTTCCTCGGACCGGGGACGGCCTGA
- the rlmN gene encoding 23S rRNA (adenine(2503)-C(2))-methyltransferase RlmN → MPEPGELTFVAPRRAKPPRHWVDLDPGERRSAVEALGLPGFRADQLSRQWFGRLSDRPSTWTDLPADLRGRVAEELFPPLLDPVRDLTCDGGTTVKTLWRLFDGALVESVLMRYPDRVTMCVSSQAGCGMNCPFCATGQAGLTRNLSTAEIVEQVLAGARALAAGEIPGGPGRVGNVVFMGMGEPLANYGALVRALRRLTDKAPAGFGMSARGITVSTVGLVPRIRDLAGEGLPVTLAVSLHAPDDELRDTLVPINTRWKVAEVLDAAWDYAERTHRRVSIEYALIRDVNDQAWRADLLGDLLRGHLVHVNLIPLNPTPGSQWTASRREDERTFVRRLEAKGVAVTVRDTRGREIDGACGQLAAAPT, encoded by the coding sequence GTGCCCGAACCCGGTGAGCTGACGTTCGTCGCGCCGCGTCGGGCCAAGCCCCCGCGGCACTGGGTCGACCTCGACCCGGGAGAGCGCCGCTCGGCGGTGGAGGCGCTGGGGTTGCCGGGCTTCCGGGCCGACCAGCTGTCGCGGCAGTGGTTCGGCCGGCTGTCGGACCGACCGTCGACCTGGACCGACCTGCCCGCCGACCTGCGTGGTCGGGTCGCCGAGGAGCTGTTCCCGCCGCTGCTGGACCCGGTGCGCGACCTCACGTGCGACGGGGGCACCACCGTCAAGACGCTGTGGCGGCTGTTCGACGGGGCCCTGGTGGAGAGCGTGCTGATGCGCTATCCCGACCGGGTCACGATGTGCGTGTCCTCGCAGGCCGGCTGCGGGATGAACTGCCCGTTCTGCGCGACCGGCCAGGCGGGGCTCACGCGCAACCTGTCGACCGCCGAGATCGTGGAGCAGGTCCTGGCAGGTGCCCGTGCGCTGGCGGCCGGGGAGATCCCCGGGGGACCGGGCCGCGTCGGCAACGTCGTGTTCATGGGCATGGGCGAGCCGCTGGCCAACTACGGGGCGCTGGTGCGCGCGCTGCGGCGGCTGACCGACAAGGCCCCGGCCGGCTTCGGAATGTCTGCCCGCGGCATCACGGTGTCCACGGTCGGGCTGGTGCCGAGGATCCGCGACCTGGCCGGGGAGGGCCTGCCGGTGACCCTGGCAGTGTCTCTGCACGCACCGGACGACGAGCTCAGGGACACCCTGGTCCCCATCAACACCCGCTGGAAGGTTGCCGAGGTGCTCGACGCGGCCTGGGACTACGCCGAGCGCACCCACCGCCGGGTCAGCATCGAGTACGCGCTGATCCGCGACGTCAACGACCAGGCCTGGCGTGCGGACCTGCTCGGCGACCTGCTCCGCGGACACCTGGTGCACGTGAACCTGATCCCGCTGAACCCCACACCGGGATCGCAGTGGACCGCGTCCCGGCGCGAGGACGAGCGCACGTTCGTGCGCCGCCTGGAGGCGAAGGGCGTCGCGGTGACGGTGCGCGACACGCGCGGCCGGGAGATCGACGGAGCCTGCGGGCAGCTGGCCGCGGCCCCGACCTGA
- a CDS encoding potassium channel family protein, whose amino-acid sequence MDVHADPEQQFLAASRHDRRRLLLRSALRILLILVVLVAAYAVVPVTSDDLNLAQVLLPVLGLAVFVYVVVRQIRRIFVADNPEIRALESLVIIVTFFVLMCSYYYVFLSATDPASFTEPVGKVAGAYFSMTVLSTVGFGDITPVTDGARIVVTMQMAIDVLIIGVAVRLLTRVAKVARSHRANQQADRQVRPD is encoded by the coding sequence GTGGACGTCCACGCAGACCCGGAGCAGCAGTTCCTCGCGGCCAGCCGGCACGACCGGCGGAGGCTGCTGCTGCGCTCCGCCCTGCGGATCCTGCTCATCCTCGTCGTGCTGGTCGCGGCCTACGCCGTCGTCCCCGTGACCTCCGACGACCTGAACCTGGCCCAGGTGCTGCTGCCGGTCCTGGGGCTGGCCGTCTTCGTCTACGTCGTGGTGCGGCAGATCCGGCGGATCTTCGTCGCGGACAACCCCGAGATCCGCGCACTCGAGTCGCTGGTCATCATCGTCACCTTCTTCGTCCTGATGTGCTCCTACTACTACGTCTTCCTCTCCGCCACCGATCCCGCCTCGTTCACCGAGCCGGTCGGCAAGGTCGCGGGCGCGTACTTCTCGATGACCGTGCTGTCCACCGTCGGCTTCGGTGACATCACGCCCGTCACGGACGGGGCCCGGATCGTCGTCACCATGCAGATGGCCATCGACGTCCTGATCATCGGCGTCGCCGTCCGGCTGCTCACCCGGGTCGCGAAGGTGGCCCGCTCCCACCGCGCGAACCAGCAGGCCGACCGGCAGGTGCGGCCCGACTAG
- a CDS encoding propionyl-CoA synthetase, translating into MGAYAEAYRRSIDDPDGFWGDAASLVTWDSPPEAVLDRSAAPLYRWYPDAMLNTCANALDRHVDGGHGDRPALHYESPVTGTSRTYTYRELREEVARFAGVLAGLGVGTGDRVLVYMPMVPEAVVAMLATARLGAVHSVVFGGFAPHELALRIDDAEPKVVVSASCGIEPNRVVAYKPMLDEAIEEATHVPERCVVLQRPQETAAMGERDVDWAEAMATATPVDPVPVAATDPLYVLYTSGTTGKPKGVVRDNGGHAVAMAWSLPNVYGIGPGDTWWAASDVGWVVGHSYIVYAPLIVGATTVLYEGKPVGTPDAGAFWRVVEKYGVNALFTAPTAIRAIKKEDPDGEHVRNYDLSSLRTLFLAGERLDPDTYHWAHDTLGVPVVDNWWQTETGWPIAANLRGLEPMPVKPGSPTVPVPGYAVAVVDERGEEVPAGAEGNIVIRLPLPPGTLPTLWGDDDRYVSSYLSAFPGSYTTGDGGFVDEDGYVYVMGRTDDVINVAGHRLSTGSMEAVVAAHPDVAECAVIGVHDTMKGQVPRAFVVLKAGSTAEPAALQAEVVAAVRREIGPVAALKEVVVVPALPKTRSGKILRRTMRGIADGRDEPVPSTIEDPRVLDTLTPLLRPGG; encoded by the coding sequence GTGGGAGCGTACGCCGAGGCCTACCGCCGCAGCATCGACGACCCGGACGGGTTCTGGGGGGACGCCGCGTCACTGGTGACCTGGGACTCGCCGCCGGAGGCGGTGCTGGACCGGTCCGCGGCGCCGTTGTACCGCTGGTACCCCGACGCGATGCTCAACACCTGCGCGAACGCCCTGGACCGCCACGTCGACGGTGGACACGGCGACCGGCCGGCCCTGCACTACGAGAGCCCGGTCACCGGCACCTCGCGCACCTACACCTACCGGGAGCTGCGTGAGGAGGTGGCGCGGTTCGCCGGTGTCCTCGCCGGCCTCGGCGTGGGCACGGGTGACCGGGTGCTGGTGTACATGCCGATGGTCCCCGAGGCGGTCGTCGCCATGCTCGCGACCGCGCGGCTGGGCGCGGTGCACTCCGTGGTGTTCGGCGGGTTCGCCCCGCACGAGCTGGCCCTGCGCATCGACGACGCCGAGCCGAAGGTCGTGGTGTCCGCGTCGTGCGGCATCGAGCCGAACCGGGTGGTCGCGTACAAGCCGATGCTGGACGAGGCCATCGAGGAGGCGACCCACGTCCCGGAGCGCTGCGTGGTCCTGCAGCGGCCGCAGGAGACCGCGGCGATGGGGGAGCGCGACGTCGACTGGGCCGAGGCGATGGCCACCGCTACCCCGGTGGACCCCGTGCCGGTGGCGGCCACCGACCCGCTCTATGTGCTCTACACCTCCGGCACCACCGGAAAGCCCAAGGGCGTGGTCCGTGACAACGGCGGCCATGCGGTGGCGATGGCGTGGAGCCTGCCGAACGTGTACGGCATCGGTCCGGGTGACACCTGGTGGGCCGCCTCCGACGTCGGCTGGGTCGTCGGCCACTCCTACATCGTGTACGCCCCGCTGATCGTCGGTGCCACGACCGTGCTGTACGAGGGCAAGCCGGTCGGCACCCCGGACGCCGGTGCGTTCTGGCGCGTCGTCGAGAAGTACGGCGTGAACGCGCTTTTCACGGCTCCCACCGCGATCCGGGCCATCAAGAAGGAGGACCCGGACGGCGAGCACGTCCGCAACTACGACCTATCGTCGCTGCGCACGCTGTTCCTCGCGGGTGAGCGGCTCGACCCGGACACCTACCACTGGGCGCACGACACCCTCGGCGTGCCCGTCGTCGACAACTGGTGGCAGACCGAGACCGGCTGGCCGATCGCGGCGAACCTGCGCGGCCTGGAGCCGATGCCGGTGAAGCCGGGCTCCCCGACTGTGCCGGTGCCCGGCTATGCGGTCGCGGTCGTCGACGAGCGCGGCGAGGAGGTCCCGGCCGGGGCCGAGGGCAACATCGTGATCCGGCTTCCGCTGCCGCCCGGGACTCTGCCCACGCTATGGGGGGACGACGACCGGTACGTGTCGTCGTACCTGTCGGCCTTCCCCGGGTCCTACACCACCGGGGACGGCGGCTTCGTCGACGAGGACGGGTACGTCTACGTGATGGGGCGCACCGACGACGTCATCAACGTCGCCGGGCACCGCCTGTCCACCGGCTCGATGGAAGCGGTCGTGGCCGCGCACCCGGATGTCGCCGAGTGCGCCGTGATCGGCGTGCACGACACGATGAAGGGCCAGGTGCCGCGCGCGTTCGTGGTGCTGAAGGCGGGCAGCACCGCGGAGCCGGCGGCGCTGCAGGCCGAGGTGGTGGCGGCCGTACGGCGCGAGATCGGCCCGGTCGCCGCACTGAAGGAGGTCGTCGTCGTGCCCGCCCTCCCGAAGACCCGGTCGGGGAAGATCCTGCGCCGCACGATGCGCGGGATCGCCGACGGGCGGGACGAGCCGGTGCCGTCCACCATCGAGGACCCTCGGGTGCTGGACACGCTGACCCCGCTGCTGCGCCCCGGCGGCTGA